The following coding sequences lie in one Bacillota bacterium genomic window:
- the ruvA gene encoding Holliday junction branch migration protein RuvA: MLAFVQGQPVDSGSDHVVIAVGGLGYKVFVPASGIERILTQSTVTLHTHMVVKEDRIFLFGTETAAELAVFRHLISVSGVGPKMALAVLSTWPVKRLGAIFAEEDLHALTTIPGVGRKTAQRMLLELKDKIQVEPGQDVPKSSGMAADAEAALLALGYKTAQVRPLVQELARTETAVEDIIRIALSRLVKGGN; encoded by the coding sequence ATGTTAGCTTTTGTTCAAGGTCAGCCGGTGGACAGCGGCTCGGACCATGTGGTCATTGCCGTCGGTGGTTTGGGATATAAAGTGTTCGTGCCGGCCTCGGGCATCGAGCGGATTCTGACCCAGTCGACAGTCACTTTACATACGCACATGGTTGTCAAGGAGGACAGGATCTTTTTGTTTGGTACTGAAACCGCTGCAGAACTGGCGGTTTTTCGTCATTTAATTTCTGTTTCCGGTGTTGGTCCCAAAATGGCTCTGGCTGTTCTCTCTACCTGGCCAGTGAAGAGATTGGGGGCTATTTTCGCCGAAGAGGACCTGCACGCATTGACTACAATCCCGGGAGTTGGTCGCAAAACTGCCCAAAGGATGCTCCTGGAGCTAAAAGATAAGATCCAAGTGGAGCCAGGTCAGGATGTCCCCAAGAGCAGTGGAATGGCTGCCGATGCCGAAGCCGCACTGCTTGCTTTAGGTTATAAGACAGCCCAGGTCAGACCGTTGGTGCAGGAGCTAGCCCGCACCGAGACTGCGGTAGAGGATATTATTCGTATCGCCCTCTCGCGACTGGTTAAGGGGGGTAACTGA
- a CDS encoding class I SAM-dependent methyltransferase, which translates to MTDCKICGNSVDELQCRQLYWHCPVCDLITLDNNELLTPEAEKERYQLHNNVAENEGYVLMFERFLEFAAPWLPDGGQALDFGCGPGPVLARMLEQQGWEVTIYDPFFAPSRDFCQHSFELVTATEVFEHFVYPLAELRTLNAVLAPGGVLAVMTHFHSGPDAFCDWWYRRDPTHIVFYSIKTFLWLANELGLELKASDNKKSVVLQKPAQS; encoded by the coding sequence ATGACTGATTGTAAGATTTGCGGCAACTCTGTTGATGAACTGCAATGTCGGCAACTTTACTGGCATTGCCCCGTTTGCGATCTGATTACCCTAGACAATAATGAGCTGCTCACCCCGGAAGCGGAAAAAGAGCGTTACCAGCTGCATAATAATGTCGCAGAAAATGAAGGCTATGTTTTGATGTTCGAGCGATTTCTAGAATTCGCCGCTCCCTGGCTGCCGGATGGCGGCCAGGCCCTGGATTTCGGTTGCGGGCCGGGTCCGGTGTTGGCCCGGATGCTGGAGCAGCAGGGGTGGGAGGTAACAATATACGATCCATTTTTTGCCCCGTCCCGGGACTTTTGCCAACATTCCTTTGAGCTGGTAACTGCTACCGAGGTTTTTGAGCATTTCGTATATCCCCTCGCTGAACTAAGGACACTGAACGCTGTGCTGGCTCCGGGAGGTGTGCTGGCAGTAATGACCCATTTTCACTCCGGGCCGGACGCGTTTTGCGATTGGTGGTATCGTCGTGACCCCACCCATATTGTTTTTTATTCGATTAAAACTTTTCTCTGGCTGGCCAATGAGTTGGGGCTTGAACTGAAGGCCAGTGACAACAAAAAGTCAGTTGTTTTGCAAAAACCTGCTCAATCGTAA
- the ruvC gene encoding crossover junction endodeoxyribonuclease RuvC codes for MLILGIDPGLAVTGYGVVEKQGSLLKPHGYGCIRTEAGTPLEQRLAQIYSEANQIIGKWKPEVIAVEQLFFNRNITSAFAVGQARGVCLLAAAHHQCQFIEYTPLQVKQAVVGNGRAAKQQVGAMVRVLLNLSAIPRPDDVTDALAVAICHCNNNPAIAFPKR; via the coding sequence ATGTTAATTTTGGGAATTGACCCCGGTCTGGCGGTTACGGGTTACGGGGTTGTGGAGAAACAGGGTAGCTTGCTGAAACCCCATGGTTATGGATGTATTCGTACAGAAGCCGGCACCCCGCTGGAGCAGCGGCTGGCGCAGATTTATTCCGAGGCAAATCAGATTATCGGCAAATGGAAGCCGGAAGTTATCGCCGTTGAACAATTATTTTTCAACCGTAACATAACCAGCGCCTTTGCAGTGGGACAAGCCCGTGGTGTTTGCCTGTTGGCCGCGGCCCATCACCAGTGTCAGTTTATTGAATATACACCGCTACAGGTCAAGCAGGCAGTTGTTGGCAACGGACGGGCCGCCAAGCAACAGGTGGGTGCCATGGTCAGGGTTTTGTTAAACTTGAGTGCAATTCCCCGGCCGGATGATGTAACTGACGCTTTGGCTGTGGCAATCTGTCATTGCAATAACAATCCAGCAATTGCATTTCCAAAGAGGTGA
- a CDS encoding ChbG/HpnK family deacetylase, with product MQQLIVNAKDMGLSAGVNKGIIQGYRNGIISSVSMLVNLPSWEHALRHIAPFPGLGVGLQFNISLGKPVSPPQAVKSLVDPEGSFHGEWDELALAPAEEIRAELCAQLDLFKKGRLKPTHIDGFEDILAQENVLSAVLPVASRLRIPVCSYLQAWDRFKYFRVPTVTACVDSFGGRGANRPNLERLLGGCRHELTEFRCRPGLVDSRLNDFTDYAWERERELAVLCSINKEQVIAKFRLHLVDFSAVS from the coding sequence ATGCAGCAGTTAATTGTCAACGCCAAAGATATGGGATTGAGTGCTGGCGTAAACAAAGGAATTATTCAGGGGTATCGCAATGGGATAATCTCCAGTGTCAGCATGCTGGTAAATTTGCCCTCCTGGGAGCATGCATTGCGCCACATTGCGCCTTTCCCTGGTCTTGGTGTCGGCCTTCAGTTTAACATCAGCCTGGGCAAGCCGGTTTCACCGCCGCAGGCAGTCAAATCTTTAGTGGACCCGGAAGGGAGCTTCCACGGCGAGTGGGATGAGTTGGCTCTTGCGCCGGCGGAAGAGATTCGTGCTGAGCTCTGTGCCCAATTGGATTTGTTTAAAAAGGGCAGGCTGAAACCGACCCATATTGACGGTTTCGAAGATATCCTGGCCCAGGAAAATGTCTTGTCGGCGGTGTTGCCCGTGGCATCCCGGCTGCGAATACCGGTTTGCTCTTATCTGCAAGCCTGGGATCGATTTAAGTACTTTCGGGTGCCTACCGTTACGGCCTGTGTGGACAGTTTTGGCGGGCGCGGCGCCAACCGGCCCAACCTGGAACGATTGTTGGGGGGTTGCCGGCATGAACTCACCGAATTTCGTTGCCGGCCCGGTCTTGTCGACTCGCGTCTCAACGATTTTACTGATTACGCATGGGAGCGGGAGCGCGAGCTGGCTGTCCTCTGTTCGATTAACAAAGAGCAGGTTATCGCCAAGTTTCGCCTGCATCTCGTAGATTTTAGCGCTGTGAGTTGA